DNA from Rhodothermales bacterium:
CCGCTGCGTCTGTTCGCGATGACAGGCCTGGTTTTAAAAACACCACTCTGCGCCAACTCCGACATCCCATCGCAAATCGCTATTGGCTAATCGCTACTCGCTAATCATTCAGCGTCCAGTCATACGACAACGTCGTCACCGTCGTGCTTTCAGGGATCGGCGTGGCGCGGTAGGCATTGATGAAGGCGAGGACGGAGGGATGGTTCCGGGTGAAATCCGACACGTACCAGGTGAAGAGTTCAGAGAGCCGGGCGGTTCTGGCGCCGGCGTCGTAACGCACCAGTTGGGGGCTGGTCATGGCGTGGCGCGTCTGGCGGTCAAGCTGTTCGTCGAGTGTGGCGCCACGGTAGGCCTCGGGGATCAGTTCCGGGCAGCCTCGGGCGGCGCAGACGAGGGCGAAGTGGAGGCGGGCGTCCGGGTAGGCGACGTAGAGCGTCTTTTTCTCGAGGTTGTCCAGCGTGAGGGTCGCGCCGGCGACCGGGTAGGCGGCCTCGTTAAAAAAGCCGGCGTCGTCGAGCGGCGAGGCGAGGGGGAGGCGGTCGACCACGGTCTTGATGACCAGAATATTGTACGCATTGACCAGAAACGCCTTGTCGTCGGCCGGCGCGAGGGCGGCGCGGTCCGTTTCGGCGATGGACTTCAGCAGGGCATCCAGGGCCGCCGGCTCCTTTTTGATGGCGGCGTAATCGACGCGGCCGGCGCGGACGTGTTTCCCGAGAA
Protein-coding regions in this window:
- a CDS encoding DUF547 domain-containing protein is translated as MRLHVFLSFISLLVTHPILAQTASQEPFYDSVDALLGKHVRAGRVDYAAIKKEPAALDALLKSIAETDRAALAPADDKAFLVNAYNILVIKTVVDRLPLASPLDDAGFFNEAAYPVAGATLTLDNLEKKTLYVAYPDARLHFALVCAARGCPELIPEAYRGATLDEQLDRQTRHAMTSPQLVRYDAGARTARLSELFTWYVSDFTRNHPSVLAFINAYRATPIPESTTVTTLSYDWTLND